ggtgaagaccCAGTGCAAGGAGGAAATGAAGATTGAGCAGCAGATATTGGATGGGGAAGAGTGGGATAGAGTGGGGTCGGATGGGAAAGGTGAGGGAGGTTGGTAGACTTGGGGAGGTGGGGATGGTGAAGGAAAGCGGGGGGAGGAATGGAGGGTGGAGTAGGGTGGGAAAGTGTGGAGGATGTCAGAGGATGGACCATGTGTGAAAaggtgggaggagggagaaggtgggagaggtGAAAGAGGGTGGGGTGAGGAGCGAGTAAAGGAGTGAGGGAAGATGGGGGAAGTTGGAAGGGTTGGTGGATGGGGAAACATGGGGAAGGTGttggggagtggagagggaaagGGTGAGGGAGAATGGTGCCCTCTCAATTCAAGGAATAATTCATCAAAAGAGTTTAACCATGGGAAGTTCTAGTTCAGATTTACAAAGAACTGTCGTTGTATCTTCACACAAATAAATCCCGtggtttgaatcttccttattaaaataataatattCAGCAAAATCCCAGCTGGCCAGCAGAGCAATAGGTGGTGTAGAATTTGGGAGAGGCTTGGCATGAATGGACACTGAGATGAGAGCAGGATCATGCATCCTTTCAGGAGTCACTATAGGAATTACTGGATTGTCCGGAGCCTCTTCCAAGAATACCCGGCATTCCAGGAGCACACTGTTGTGTAAGAGGGGAGAGGAAAGGTTCAATTTTAAAGAAAGGTGGGTTGAGGGGTATTTAATTGTGATGCCAAACAGCCGAATATGACAAAATTtcaatccggaagtggcggcgctgttgaacggctgcggctcgcctgcagtccgtctgtttttacttttttgtgttgttttttttgtcttattTAGTTAAatctttggttattaggttgttatgtgtagggggggggggctgaaacagggatttctgtctctcccttcgggggaatgagactttttcttgtcatatcccccttctctgcctcggcctgcgctgaggcctaatggcggagctggcggcctccaacctgcgaccgacctcgaggctccggaggtaaagccagccaggactcaccaacgtgaggctggccgtcttcgagctgtggcggcgttcgggcagcggcacgactcggcgctccggtgagggcggcccggcgcggggctgggacggtgctggctgagatgctccggtggcagcggcacgactcggcgctccgatgagggcggcccagcgcggggctgagacgctccggtgcAGTGGCACGACTCGAGactgggacggcgctcccgtgagggcagcccgacttggggctgggacggcgctccggtggctgaggcggcccagctcggggctgtgacggtgctccgggggctgtggtggcccggcgcggggctgagacggtgctccggtagctgaggcggcgttctggcggcagcgggccagtggacaacatcgtcgggagctcgcaggtcacaggctggtgcctgttttccggagctcccgcggcaacagctgcgtccgctggactggagggcggcagtttcgaccaccccgggccgcggagcttgaactggcccgttcgcggagctcggtgagccgcgggactgacttaccatcgcctggtggggtatcgcctcagcgcagagggagaaaaggagggaagagacagtaacccgaagatttttgcctccatcacagtgaggaggtgcctggtgaattcactgtggtggatgttaatttgtgtttattgtgtgttttgttgtttattattacatgtatggctgcaggcaacgacatttcgttcaggccgaaaggtctgaatgacaaataaaggatctaagtctaagtctaagcctAATGTTCACTTGAATTCTCTCCCAAgcgtttttttaaaaactttgttTCAATAAACTCTGGGAATGTTTgaaaaacagcaaatgctggaaatattcagcaggtcaggcagcatttgcagagagtaaaggagagttaATGGTGCAAGTTGCTGAATTGACAAACACTATCCTTAAAGTCCCAATTGTTTTCTGGACTCAGTTTATGAGATTTCTCCGAGCTCTGGAATAGGCTCTTGTGAAATTTCAGACCTTGATGGCTTTTTTGTGATTTTTGTATGACAATATTTTGTTGCCACGTTGATGATTTGACCCTCACCTTTTGCATTTCAGCTGCAGAATTTTCATTTTCGGATGAGGCCACCGAGGTTAGTAGCAATGTTTCACTTTGCATCTGTCTCTCTCGCTAGCTTGCTTTTGCTTTGTGGCATTGAGCGACTGCAACTGATTATGTTCTGTGTTTCAGCCGATTTGTGAGCAGCTCAGAGAATTGTTCCAAGTATGCCCAAAAAGTTACATACCCGTGTGTGGAACTGATGGCATCACCTATGACAACGAATGCCACCTTTGCAATGCAGCTCAGTAAGTGTCACTTCAGGGATATGACAGAACTTATGGTCAGAAAAGTAAGCTGCTGTTACATCTTAGTACCACTTATTTATTAATGGGGGTCATTGTCACCATATGATCGTAtactataataaccatataattaTTAAATGATTTGGCAGCATTGCTGCCAGAGACCAGGAATCCAGGCCATTGATTCAGCTAGTAGAGCtgattgatgcctcacagcgccaaagacctgggttcaatcctgaccttgggcaccGGCTGTGTGGAGTGACAGTGTGAGTTTTCGTTGGGtgcttccacatcccaaaaatgtgcaagtttgtaggttaattggcctctgtaaaaaaatccctagtgtgcaggaagtggatgagaaagtgggataactggcgtgattgggtgatcgatggttggcatggacttggtggaccaaaaggcttgtttccaagcagtatctctaaactaaagctgtgATTCTGAATTCCTTGTGGAGGTTGAAGCATTTACATCGAAGTAATTGAAGGAAACTGGGATCTTGGGTTGCTGCGAAAACTTGTCTGGCTCAGGGAATAAAATCTGCCATCCTTATGTGGCAGTAACTCCAGCTCCAATTTGGTTTGCTCTCCAACGACTTCTGTAATGACCTCACTTGTCATTCAGTCCTGGGTCaataagtcgagacccttcttcagacctggcccAAAGTgtcaccattccttttcttcagagatgctgcttgtccagctgagttactcccacattttgtgtctatcttcagtttaaaccagcatttgcagttccttcccacacacagggTCAATGAGTGACAGACAGCAACACCCTCATCTCACAACagaatacatttcaagatccaTATAATGGCAATCGGGAGCAAATGTTGCATACATTAACAAAGTAACAGTATTTATCCCCACGGGTACACCATTCTTTCTTTTGGGAGGCAGATATCCATATGTTTATGCAGCCTGATCTTCTACTTTATCTGTACTTCTGCTCTGCTgactccctctcacctcaaaacattgcaaattaaaactaaatgTCATAGAAATACTCAATAGGTCAGGTGAAGTGTGGGTGAGACCCCTTCATaagcctgaaatgttaacttgatTTTTCTGTCTtggtgtttccagcattctctgtttttatttcatatttccagcatctgtgatATTTTAGGTTCTTTGTATACGCTCAGCTCCACGCAGTGTGGCAATGACATAAGTTTCTTTCAGTCAATGTTACAAAGTACAGAGTTCCTTCCATTTGTTTCTTTCTGTTTTTTCAACAGTTTCAGTCATTGGGACACAATTTAAGACGGCACAGTGTACAATTAACTGGAACTGAAGGCTCATACACTCCGAGCCTTGAAACTGTCTTTTCATTCCACCCACAACTGGCAGCCATGCCACCCGCAACCAACCTCTAAAATTGTTTCTCTTAACTCCTCACCATTCTTTCCTCTTGCAGGACCCAACATATGATTACATCTTTGACATACTTCATTGGATATAGGCTCCCTCAGGGTCTCCTGAGGAACCAAGCTAATGTACACATGCTCTACTTTTCTTAAATGTTCACCTGTTGCCAAGCTTTGTAGCAGTTTGAAGAATAATCATAAATTAATTCACATTCTTTGAATATATAGTACTCCCATAACCACAGAGTTAATGATTGAAAGAAACCCGAGGGGATTTAGTACACATGAAGCCAAGTACAGTATTTCCATATTAGCACAACTTGGAGAAATCAGTGGCAGGCTCACACACTGTGTTTCAATAATCCCGTTTCAGGATAATAATCTTAATATagctaatgttttttttatattcCAGAAAAGACCAAACTGAAATCTTGATCCAGAAATTCGGACCATGCGGAAATCAACGTCGCACCGATTAACCAGATTCCACAAATTGGTCAAATTAACATATTATTGTCGGTTGTATGTATGTGTCAACGATGGGGAAAATAGAGACAATCAAAACATGTACCTGCTGGAAATGGTGTCTTTACATTTTTTAAAgctattaaagtttttttttgtatGAGAGCCAAATATTGTTTGTACTTTTAATGACTGAAAAACAAGCCATTTCAACTATAGCATAACATCCTTGACAAAATTAAATCTCCTAAGGTGCTTCACAAACACATTCAGACAAACATTATAAAAGCAGACCGAGGCAAGGTCAGCAGAAGTGGATGATCACAAAGAAATGGGTAATGAACAGGTGGAGAGATgtcgaccatcacacaaaccaacctccctttcattgactcaatttagctaggccaacagcataatcaaggatgagtcgcaccctgggcactccctcttctcccctctcccttcgggcaaaaggtataagtgtgaaaacgtaaacctccagattcagggagtttttcccagctgttatcaggcaactgaaccatcctaccaacaactagagagagcctgagctactatctacctcattggagaaactcggactatcattgattggcctttatcttgcgctaaacattattcatgttatcccCTCAtatatttgtacactgtgaatggctcgattgtaatgatgtattgtctttctgttttcTGGTTAGGACGCAACAAaagaaacttttcactgtacctcggtacacatgacagtatcTAAACTCAAAGTACATAGCTTATGGTCTTGCAATTGATGTTGCAGCCATTAATGGAAAGTGGAAAGAActctaaactgcagatgctggaatctagagcaagaaAACaaacactggaggaactcaatgggttgggcagcatctgtggaggggatgaaCAGATGAtatttagggtcaggacccttacaCGTCATATATTGGATCCTACAATAGAGTGGAAGATGCACAACAGATCAGAAATGGAGGAAAGCAAACCTTATTTTGTAATGCAAGGCTGGATTATGAAGAATGAAGTCCGGTCGGGATTTACACATAGGAGATGAGTGATATTTggtgtatacaatacaatatacaatacaatacaattcaatttattgtcatttattgACAATATTTAATAACTTAAATAAAAATGTTCCTGttaatgggatggttcaagccattcacattccacgaaaggaagttaataacttgcttgtaaaaatcatgtggtATGTAAAGGGTTCATTTCTTAAAGCCTAatagttcatgatactggaagaaGAAAACTCTAGGGCAGAGCCAGAAGTGAcgacattttagacatttttgtagttgtagttgtagtcaGTAAGCTACCTAATCCCTTCCCTACCTCCATCTCTCCTAGCAACCGCACCCAACATAGAGAAGATCATATTTTGCCACTCCATAGCCATAACACGTTCATTGTTATCATttgaaagagagaaaataaatacaaGCTGACAATGGAACTGAAGAGCAAGTGCTACATATTATTATCCAAGGTCAAATTATGAAAAACAAGAACCTTAATTTGTCTAACGACAGGGGAACACAAATTAACAAAGAAATTCTTAAAAATTAGTATATATAAAAGAAAAGCAACACGTCCAGTTAAGTCCTTATTGATTACCAAACAATATGTTGTCAAAATAGGAACAGTAAATCTCCAATTATAACTTAATCAGCTATCAATTACTCCCCTTCCCCCTTGTAACTCTCCAAAAAGCTGGAAGCGTCTTGAGGATTGTTAAAAAATCGAGTGTTACCATTGAAAAGTCGTATACGCAGTCTAGCTGGATAAAGTAAGGCTGGGCGCAGCTTTTCCTTGAACAGATCAAACATTACATTATGAAAGGACTTTCTTATTTCCAAAAGCTCGTAActataatcaggaacaaaccgaaACTTGCATCCTTGCAACCACGCCCAACTTTTTTGCTGCGTGGAGAATATTCTCCTTCATTTGAAAAAAGTGAAACCGAATAATCAAGCGTCTCGGTTTATTACCAGATTTCTTCCCAATCCTGTGTGCGTTATCCAAAAACGGAAGATTTTCATTGTGCTCAATGTTGAAAGTTTCCTTTATTATTATAgaagcatattttataacattatctccTTCTTGACCTTCCGGCAAACCAACAATTCGTAAATTCAAATGACTGCTTCTGTTTTCCAGGTCCATATTTTTAGCCTTATTGCTGAAGTGCTCGAGTATTTTTCATTCTCCgttccagtttttcaatcttcaaatctctctcctggcccagggttcgcaagttatcaatttgttcctttTATTCACGAAGTTCATCTTGTAACATAGacaattttccttgaacttccttcaatttggtcgaaactcctttcaccatttcttccaaactgccaaatcttgttttcatttcatttttcagttcatttttcaattcatcgttcattttcgatattgcttctatGATACTAGAGTCAGAAGCTGTGGTTGTGGCTTTCCCCTGTTCCTTCCTTGGGGAGCCTCCTTTCCTTCTTGTCTCAATCCTTTTCATGGTTAAGGCGTgtaaaagtgttatcaacactttatGAAAAGTTAGACCATGTCTTGAAGTCAAAGtcacaagtaacattgaaagagtggtaagtGGAAGTTACAATTTAAGGGAGCAAACGAATTTGCGACCTTTACAGCATGCTGCCACTAGGAGAGTCCTGTGCTGATACTTGAGTGCACAGACATAATCCATTAATACAGAGGCAATCATACAGAGTTAAGGGCAAGCCAAGAAAAATTAAATTGACAAGAGAGCTAAAGATGAAACTTCCatgagaagtttaggggtaacatgagggggaacttctttactcagagagtggtagcggtgtggaatgagcttccagtggaagtggtggaggcaggtttgttggtatcatttaaaaataaattggataggcatatggatgagaagggaatggagggttatggtatgagtgcaggcaggtgggactaagggaaaataattgttcggcacggacttgtagggccgagatggtctgtttccgtgctgtaattgttatatggttatatggtggtcAAGAGCTTGATCAGCCAAGCAGGGTTTAATGTGGAAAACAGTGGAGAGATGAACATGGGAAGAGATGGAATGCTCATTATGGAGCATTGACAAATAAAGAGACACTAAAAATAAAGAAAGGATTTGCAAGAGCTTGTTAAAGGCCAGAGAGTTCAGAGTTTGCAGGTCAAAGGGAGGGTGCACAGAGGGGCAAGGGTGCAACCGTGATGAGATTTAATCACAAGGATGGGAGTTTTAAaacttactagaccaagtgcagacccgttgcgtctgttcccccaatgcgtgtttgcggggggaagagaggggggcggggtggcatgcggcatcacacacactaactaccccccttgatattatattattagtattaatttgctccttgtaCCCCAtaaccctatccactgacgcatagcccccaactcgcaggcgcgtcaagagagggagggggtggggggggggggggggtgaatagagagtgagggcagagagagaatggggagagacagagacagaagaGCAAGAGAGAGTGGggtgagtgagagggggggggggagagagagagaggggggagagagagaggggggagagagagaggggggagagagagagggggggggagagagagggggagagagagggagggggagagagagggggggagagagagggaggggagagagagagggagagaggaaagagagggggagagagagagggggagagagagaggggggagagagagaggggggggaggagagagagagagagagggggagagagagagagagggggagaggggagagagagggggggagagagagaaagagaggtgggggagagagaggtgggggagagagaggtgggggagagaggtgggggagagagagagagatggtagctgtgtcccaatgaccttctgcgctctgtggacgacacgctgaagagctctcctctccgcctccgtgcagctgagataccacagagatgccatacgttaatatgttcTCTATGGTGCAGCgataggttgtcagcagctgttggggtagaccagtcttttttaatgtcctcaggaagaacagtcgttgctgtgcctacttgaccagcgcagcggtgttggcggaccatgtgaggtcctctaaaatgtgagtgcccagaaacttaaagctggacactctctccactgtccccgtagatggagattggggcgtattctccattatgtgacctcctgaagtcaataatcagctccttggtcttggaggtgtttagtgacaagttgttacgtgcgcaccagtccgccaggttctgtgtTCTCcgttctgtattttgtttcatcaccgttggtgatcagcccaatcactgttgtgtcgtctgcaaacttgacgatggtgttggtgtcgaatgcaggaacagtcGTGTGTGAAAAGGGAgtagaggaccttgcccatcaccCCAGACCCCTTctgcctccctccctaccccctgcaCTCCACCACCGCTctatcccactccctccctctctcatcccctttccctcgctccctccatcttctccccccccccccgtgctgtgGGCTGGGCTGCAGCACTTCCTCTCTCGGTGTAACGATGTGGTGCGTTAGGGCCGCTCCCGTAGTCCGCGTACACGAGCAGGAGCTGCTGGAGCGTTGCCCGTTGCTCGCCAGCAGGTAGACAGCGGGACTcagtactgcccccccccccccccccttctccctgtacCACCCCATCTCCCACCTCCCTCACACCCATTCCCTGCCCATGTCACAGAGCAGCGCCAGAGCCTGGAACTTGGCCTGGTCCTTGTACTCGGCCTAGCCCTGGCTGTAGGTGGTCGAAGCGCTCGCGGACCTGGGCCTTGACGTGCCTGGGGCGGGGCAAGCGGCCGAGCCAGAGCTGCCCACAGAGCAGGAAGCGGAGGCTGTACTTCAGGATGTCGGCGGCCAGACAGCCCCTGAGGCGCTGGTACACCTTGACCAGGCCCCTGGCTTCGGCACGACTCCAGCACTCATCTCGGCCGCCACCGACAGATCcagtccagcccccccccccccccccatcatgatTTTTTTATGTAAATATGATTTGGGATCCCATTTTGACGTCATTGTGAATGAAAACAGAAGAATTCGAATAAAAcagattatttttaaatttatgtAAATGAGAATCAGGATCCCATTGTGAGGTCATTATGACACGAtgacgggcagggcaagcggAAAAGTGCTTTAaaagtggtttttgtaaagtttaaaatgtcaataacgtaaaatataacatctgAACGAAACGTGGTGAATGGACTCCCCAGGACAATGgatagtaaggtgggccaaaaattgtcgcGCCATCATGTCCGTTCTGTCAGAGTTTTGGAATCACCCATGCATAcaaacaagatgagttttagtaataaaTAACATTAGACCAAGTGGAACCCATTGGGTGCcgttcccccaactcaatattccaccacttacccgttcccccaacacaacccgtccccccacaatattccaccactcacccatagcccctaactgcgcaggtgtggctcatttcccctcatcccccagcactccctccccctcccctaccctgtcactccctcccttcctccataaCCCCACTCTCCACCCACCTCCTCTACCTCTATCTTCctgctctcccactcatctctccCCTATCCCAGTAAACATAACGTTTAAATAATAtttctcctcctcacctccctcccactccttacaacaatgtaacaaatctctcattgcactgggagtcctgtcatttgttaatagaaacatagaaacatagaaagtaggtgcgagagtagaccaccaggtccgtcgagcccgcaccgccattcgctcatggctgaacactaaacagacacacttacccacaaacagtagacacaagacacagaacacaagacactaccctcccctttataccgctatcacccctctccaccccaagaacctcgtgatctcctgggggaggcaaaaaaacggataaaaacccaggtccaatttgggaaaaaaatccgggaaattcctctccgaccccaatccaggcgatcgacacttgtccaggagatcactcaggtcttactatactaaccataccta
The DNA window shown above is from Amblyraja radiata isolate CabotCenter1 chromosome 3, sAmbRad1.1.pri, whole genome shotgun sequence and carries:
- the LOC116971087 gene encoding trypsin inhibitor ClTI-1-like; the protein is MKPFSAFALVSLFLLSTVAAEFSFSDEATEPICEQLRELFQVCPKSYIPVCGTDGITYDNECHLCNAAQKDQTEILIQKFGPCGNQRRTD